From Thermogemmata fonticola, one genomic window encodes:
- the ccoS gene encoding cbb3-type cytochrome oxidase assembly protein CcoS: protein MESVDIAVLLTVFGSILCFGSAAVLALSWAFRNGQFDNFQRGALSIFDADEPVGEPTDFFPDHRPITPAHDPQHEAIQGE, encoded by the coding sequence ATGGAATCTGTAGATATTGCCGTATTACTAACCGTCTTTGGCTCCATCCTATGTTTCGGGAGCGCTGCTGTCCTGGCTCTGAGCTGGGCCTTCCGCAATGGCCAATTCGACAATTTCCAGCGGGGTGCTCTGTCCATTTTCGATGCCGATGAGCCAGTGGGCGAACCCACCGACTTCTTCCCGGATCACCGTCCCATAACGCCAGCTCACGATCCGCAGCACGAGGCGATCCAAGGGGAATGA